CTTTTAATAAAACACGAACAGAAACAGTATCGGCTCcgtatataatcaaattttcttagtcgttttcgacgcgtttttccctttcatctactaaaaatgtaaaatatgcagaaattcttcctttgatacctccatacttgaagcacaataattcacgacaGAACCGACTAAGTGCAATAATGCCCGAACAGCGTTTATattatacactcacacctttacaacgcaTTAccgtatgatccaatgtgaccaatattGAACAAgacagactttttttttttttaaaggcgggaaatacgaaattactatTTCCCACCTAATagcgggccgtgcaaaattatttaccaatgatgtaaatatactttttatgaggttttgtggcaaccaatctgattgtttcgtatttttattgttaaaataaacaaaaattcttcctgtgagagcgttacaacttccacacgtgagaccatgtccaatcaggaaacaaagaggatcgaaattgcagccctcctccgagcgggagtgcctcataacaacatgaAGGAACAGGTCGGGGCCTCGtcgaagacaatttacaacgtttccaagcgcttggaggctgggggtgatctcaagcattcccggGGACTGttaggaagcccactgtctcaacaaggcaagtgttcaagaggactcccaacaggtccattgccgacatggccagaaagatgggaacgtcgagatcaactgtttcaagggcattgaaaagggctggaggaagtccgtgaggcgtactgaacgccctctgctaactgaacgtccgcgagaagtcagacttgagcgtactaagaaaaatcttgaatgatatcaagagctcatctggacgcatcatcattttttcagatgagaaaacttttacggtcgatcctttttcaacaggcaaaatgactgtgttgtgagctttggagatccaacgggaagacAATGAAgtcggtatggttccccactggctcagattaacagcggaggattatgtgaatattctggcgtccaaggtccttctgtggatcaaatccatattcggcaactctccttgggtttttcaacaagatggagcacctgcccacgcttccaagaaagctcaggagtggctcaaggacaacatgaacttttggccaaggactactggtcccctcagagcccagatctgaacccactagacttatCTATCTAgtcgcacgtggagaccaaggcctgcaaaaacgacacaaaaacataaatgccttaaaggctgctgtcaacaaggcctgggcctccatggacgccgattacatccagcaagtctgtggcagcttcagacgtcgcctgaccagtgtcattgagtcaaatggtggctacattgattaaatttggtcacaaactattttattattctaaatgtctgaataaattgtttctcaagtccttcgaaatgtcattattgtccataatatgttttgaacaaaaatcggtaaataattctgcacgggcCGGTATATCTCATAGAAAATGGGTCAGTCTATCAATGAATCGTAAATAGCTCCCGGGCAACTTCTTCATCCTCAGTCGATCTCTCCGTAAAGATTTCTTATACTTAACCATTTCATTAGATTCAATAACCATCTTAACAAAATACGAGAATAATAATGCActgatacatatattaatattataatctattaCATTAATTCAATGGATGataataacaatgatttttacaaatatgtataatttctttcaatattttaaagttctataaaatagattttttttacttctcttcgatttattttccttttaattttaggGGTGTTCAAAAGGAATCTtgtatctattttataaattttaatccaaTTGTATGGTGAAGAGGAAGCAAGGGGACGCCGGAGTTTCTTGTGTTGCAGAAACTCATAAACTCTCAGAGAAATCGTTGGGAGAGAAAGCTGTCAATTATTTCAccttaagaaatattttcagGTCGATCCGTCTTTCCATTCAAGAAATTAACTTGAGAACTACTATGGTCTTTCTCAGAGAGCTTATCTTCTACTAATTTTTTTGCCTTCCTTCTCTCGCTTCAAAATTATTAgatcttatacatatatgtatatatagtccCTTTGGGCACCGCTggttttaaaaattggtttgcAGTAAAAACGATCTACTCAacactttttactataaaattgcatcaaaattcttcaatatttaatctaaaaatttgCTTTATGAAGTGAACACactacttcatataaataaaagaaaagtaatttaacAGCTATTTTTTCCCCCGTAAGTTTGATTGAATTAGCTCAATTTGATCTTAagttacaatataaattatatatgtgctttgttataaaattgagataaataaaaaatatataatacatattttatctatgtcattgaaataataattgtttaatgattaaaatttattcatacattctATTAATTACTTTACGAAATGGGTAAGATATGAGCTagaaaagtttcaatttactgaatttactatataaatatgagAAATGTATTTTGCACTTCAGTAAAAGTAAGgacatactaaaatatattatcgttccatatttattattgatagaCTATCATTTCATTGTTCTCTGCCTAAAGTATCTTGGGAGTTGGGACATAGGAGAATAGATAACACACGTCGTTATCTTTTatgtatcactcaacctttcctaGCTAAATAAGTCAGTTGTACAAACcgctatttataaattatatctcataTAGTCATATACACGTAGACTATCACTACCATATTAtgtctccacaatttttaaaataaattgcatattattaaaatctacatagtattttattcgatactttaTTACTATATTTCTTAGTAATATGTGATATTGAGTAGTTATGAGTGAAGCACTTCTGGGAGTCCTTTACTTATGACTTATGAGTGgttcttatattatttctatgaagaaatagccaaaatttcttcatagaaataatgaaatggctaaaatatatatatgtattatataaacgacgagggatcaacaagaaattgtattcctgttcttttgaaaatggaccataagtataaaataaattattacttcgtgtgttaatgaaaaataataaattatgaaatagccatgacgtatcaagggagaacagagaatcgacagctgacatcGAAATAGACAGGGCATTGTTAGGAAACAAGAAAATTGTTGGCCAAACCATGAATAATTCATGATTAAACACATCAGATTTATAGTGTAACTCcctctctttctctttttagTGACGTAATTGGGCGCATTTGTTTGGGTAAAAGTAATACATAAAACGTATAAAATGTAGAaggtaatataaatttgttttttccattgattacttatttatgtatgCCATATTTAGGTTTTCAATTATTCTCCatcgttatattattttacttttttgggaggggggtaACAACGTCAACCGTTATGCTAGtaaatttttaatgagaaaTGAAAATTCTTTCTGACTATCCTTGTTATAATTTAACAACATTGAGAAATATTGTGCCCTCCCTCTGACGTCATAACGATGGGGACCAATGGGATATGGGTATGGGAAGAAATAAAGAATGTGCGTAGTTAGTAGCTGATTCAATTACTTTTCATggcgttatctcgctaacaaaaaaatttacaaaacatttcaTGTCAACTGTCGATGCTTCTGAATGTTAATTGGTTAAATTACAGTGAGCTATTTTTAACTATGCCCAacattgattgaataataattccacagtTGGGAATAACTGTCTAATTATCAACTGATTTCGGGCTTTTCCCCCTGGTTCTTTTGAGAAGAGAGATTGCGAAATAGCATAAAGATAAGGACGTGAATTCTCGTTGTTGCATTCgagttaagaaaattaaaaagaaactcAATCCGAAGCAATGGGCAggaattttggaagaaaaaacataattaaaacgGATAATCGAGGCGGAAGACAGTCCTACAATCGTGAGGAGTATTTTTTGCATGTGTTGCGAGGTCCGTCCTACTCCTTTTACATTCTTTTGttctcttttatatttttagagcaTGATGATCGAGGTTACAATGTGAATAACAGAGATCACCATCGAGATCGGGATCGGGATCGTGATAACCACAGGACATGGAACGGGGACAATCGCCGAGTTTCTTTCAAAGATAAGCAAGGACCCTCATCTCGGGCGAAGAATAAACATCCTGTTGGACGATCCAGGAGTTTTAGGTACATTTTCCCCTTGACAAATTCAACATATTTACAATTAGTGTGGAGTTGAGAGAGAATGAATGATTGTATTTCTTTGTTTAGGGGCCGAGGAGGTCGTGGAAAGTCGTACATTCTACCTGGACGTTTAGGAGGCTCTCTTCATGGTACATCAACTTCCAACCGTCCTTTTTGGACTAAAGTTATTTTCATGAATATGGTGAATCATGATAAAGTGGAATTCATTAAGCGTGTGGTGGAGCTCACGCACGAAAAAGTGCTTCCCATTTATTATTGCAAACAAGGTccccattttgtattttatgtacaatcTAAAGATGAAGTTCAGTCTCTAAGGAATGTAGAGAAAAATCTTGGTATAGGTATTAATATGAGAATGGAAAATCAATCTCCTCCAGATACGCATTTAACTCAAACTGTGAACGAAAAACTACAGGAAGTAATGAGTTCAAGATATAATACGAATACAAAAGCATTGGATCTCAAGATATTTCATGAAGACAAACAATTTTTAGGAGAGCCCCTATTTACACCACTCTATAGAACAAACGTTTTGAACActattacaaaaacaattatgcAGTATATCCCTGAATTAGAAGCTATGGATATCAGTTGTAATCGACTTCGCATGTTGGACAGTTTTATCGATTTAGTACCTAAGACTCCCAATGTGAAAATTTTTTACTTGAATGATAATCTAGTACgtatggaaatattttataattttcttttctctttattttcttcttcctttaaaGATACATGATTTTGAAGAGTTGGAAAAAGTTAAAGCATGGCCTTTAGTAAACCTGAGACTGGAAGGAAATCCGTTAATTCGTAAATTTCGGGACAATACTTCTTATATAAGGTATACTTGCGAAATATTGGAGTGAGTTACTCTTAGTGCAAGTCCAAATTGGTGAATTTGTTCGAAAAATTGTTGATATGATGAGGTTTAATCATTTCAATGTTTCGCAAATCGTTTACAGGAAGATTGTTACAGAGAGGTTACTGAACACCCAAAACTGAAGGACCTTCAAAAAGAGTGTTtacctatataataaataaccaGAGGTTATAAGTGAAAACACTCATTTGGGAAAAGGTGTACATTTTGTCTTCTATGGCATTGATTTACAATTGTAATTTGATATTAGCTATAGTTTCCTTTTAGtacataaaaattgttaaaacatttttttttttttttttttgcacaattgccccccccccccttcatgTAATTTATGAATCTTTGTTAACATgtgtatcaaattattattgttacggctaatttatttgttaatatggaAGAACATCACTCATACAAAATACTAAGTTACTGTCCAGTAATCCTTCGGAAACCTAGAAGTAATTGGTTATGCGgtggaaaatttataaattctcgAAAACTTTTTATGTTCAACAATGTCTCGTATTTGTCTTAAAACCATCTGTTAGATTGTGTATGGTAAAAAGCATCTGTCCTCACATACAAGgtgcatattttttaactactgGAAGTAGTTACGTCTCGTTATGTTTTACTGATGAGCTCTTCGTTCCCTTGATGTGAAGCTATCCTTGGAATAGTTATGACAAATATGTACTATAACATGAACTTATTTAAGCTGTTCTATGAATTTATGAAGTTGGAATGTCAgtactgatatatatatatatagatgacaTGAGGCAACAAAGGCTAATTAGGACTTCGTATCTGGcaaaaattttgtatgaaaGAAGAGAATTCGAATATTTAATAAGTgaagaaaacataaataataaaaaaaaaatccagaaagaacctttaaaaaaaaaaaaaaaaaaggaaatttctaCATTATGCATATACTTGATAgagttttttaattgtaatatgccagtaataaattgttgtttccccccacacacacacactataATCCCACTTAAttatattcccttttttaatgtatatgtaaTTTGAATATCCCACCTTGTTTCAGCCCATTAAATAGcgcgaaaaaatttaatcataaatgaTATCATGGTGCCTTCAATCaacaatatttacaattttatacaaattttagatGTTCATATCAGACTTgtgaatacttttgaaattatgGGTGTTGGTCTGAAGTAGCTCGCTCATTATAATTGTTGCTCATTCATTGTTGGATGTTCAGTCTGggttatatattatgtacattttttgtcTTA
The sequence above is drawn from the Lepeophtheirus salmonis chromosome 5, UVic_Lsal_1.4, whole genome shotgun sequence genome and encodes:
- the LOC121117250 gene encoding nuclear RNA export factor 1 → MGRNFGRKNIIKTDNRGGRQSYNQHDDRGYNVNNRDHHRDRDRDRDNHRTWNGDNRRVSFKDKQGPSSRAKNKHPVGRSRSFRGRGGRGKSYILPGRLGGSLHGTSTSNRPFWTKVIFMNMVNHDKVEFIKRVVELTHEKVLPIYYCKQGPHFVFYVQSKDEVQSLRNVEKNLGIGINMRMENQSPPDTHLTQTVNEKLQEVMSSRYNTNTKALDLKIFHEDKQFLGEPLFTPLYRTNVLNTITKTIMQYIPELEAMDISCNRLRMLDSFIDLVPKTPNVKIFYLNDNLIHDFEELEKVKAWPLVNLRLEGNPLIRKFRDNTSYISAVRKLFPRLTHLDGSELPRLITFDDDDVNSTVNVSIPPSIPKMVCNQQAGTIVLQFLEQYIKVYDSDNRQGLMDAYHEDAMMSISASYPLDGHKSHYTKLDEYFSDSRNLIRISDSNRRLKALRQGRFTVVSFINSLPKTLHHPDTITLDVPFATERLMTFTVTGLFKEREKKGEPIRHFNRMFVVVPQGSGFVIINDLLYITNPPKEKADIPFPVVPDNSAKEFKASQISQKTGMTINWSIKCLEQTNWDVNQALAAFETAKSQGKIPPDAFQSV